The sequence below is a genomic window from Poecile atricapillus isolate bPoeAtr1 chromosome 15, bPoeAtr1.hap1, whole genome shotgun sequence.
CTCCTGAGTGAGAAAGGTGAgtccagcagcatccctggggctgACAGTGCTCCTGGTTTTACACAAAGGCCTTTTGCTCAGATGTGTTCTATAATACACGCTGTGTCTCACCCAAGATCCCCAACCCAAAAAGGAGGATTTGAGCTCTTGTAATGCTGATTTCCTATTTCAAGTCCCATGCTGGATTATATCATTGCTGAGAGCCTGATCTGGCTCCTCAGTACTCTTTAAGCACCAgtgaaaacacaaaacagaGCATGATCTTCAAAGTGGATTAAGCTAAAGCAGGGCAAGATACTTACTCCAAACTAAGAGCATCTACACATAGAGCTTTTAAAAACCAGTTaatccacaaaatctcttccCAAATAACTGCCTAGGAGTAATTCCACATATGGACAAACCATTACACCTGGCTACAGCATTATTAGGGTGAGTGTGGTATGTAGGAGCCCAGCTCACTGGGAGGTGGGTGTGTGCCTGGTGCTGCACAGAATCCAAACCCAGTCCCTGCTGAGGGACTTTTGTTTAATTATAAAAGAGATATAACACATGGGTGAAGGTGgctgggtggggaggggtgTGGAAAAATTTTGGTCAGTGTAACAAGGTGTTTTCATGAACATTCCATGCTGGTAGAGCCAAAAGCCCAAGGGTTAGAAGGAGATTAAAAGTGGTTGTACAGCAGTGCCTCAGGGCTGTCTCAAGCTGCACAGGTAATTACTGACCACAGCTTTCCTTTGGATGTTCTATTCCCTGCAGAGCTCACCATCCCCATGAACTATTTAACAAGAGGCCTCTCGATACCCAAGCAGACCAAAGTTCCCTGGAAGCAGCTGTTTAGGAAAGCACCGATCTGGTAGGCAGCTGCATGCAttggccaggctgggagcatcctctgttttctcctctctgggcTTATTTTTTCTGCCTCTGTGGTTTTTGTCtacttatttatatatttgagaAGCAGAAGTAGTTTTCTGATTCCTTCTGTATaaagaaagaactgaaaagGTAAGCTTGGCAAAGGTGGTTTATGGTCTGTCCAGAGGACTGTCAGGCTCGAATTTACTGGCAAATCTTCCTCGTTCCCAGGCTGTTCCCCCTGGATGAATCCTCTGGAGTGATTTTTTCCAGGGGTCTCGTTAGAAATGCAGATTGTAATGGGCTCCTAAGGAGCGCTGCTCAGGGGCACTGGGTGGCACGGGCTGTGTTCTCATTGCTGGCAAACATCTTTTTAAtggctgtttttcctttgggatGCTGCAGAAGCTCATCCAAGCTGTTCCCAAGGGCTGTTTTGaggtggggaggaggaagatgctggggctgcagggcagcaaACCCATTCCTGCCTTGAATAACAATGGAGCTGATAACAAATCCCTAGAAAACCCTAAAGAACATCTCTTAGAGCAGGagggctcctgcagggctggaagggagcGGAGGGAAATGCAGTGGCATAATTAGCCCTTCAATTAACCTGGTCTGGCCCCGGGGCTGTGCGTGGGGCAGCGAGGGAACCAGCTGCTAGGAGAAAGCTGAAAGGAGTGGTTATCCATGACAAAAATCCCAGGGATTTCTGCTAGGAGCTGAAATGTGGAGTGCCCGTTTCCCAGCCAGCATGACCTGTCACTGCTGATTGTTTCCTCTCAGCTGTGTATTTTCAGGGCTGTCATCATCGCTCAGCTCTCCACGGCCAGCACCTTCTTCaccctcctctcctggctgccgACTTTCTTTAAGGAAACTTTTCCCGAGTCAAAGGTGGGTTGGCTCCAAAGCAGAGGTGTTGCTGTTCCgaggaggctgtgctgggtACCTGCCAAAAGGGCttggagagggaggaagatgaTGGCAGAGGGGTTTGGTGAGGGCAGGAGAAGGtgagaggtttccctgtggggtTAGGAGCTGTGGCACCCCTGCACATACTTTTGGAGATCTCTGCAGGTTGCAGAGGCTGGATTCTAGTTGCTTGTTTAGGGATGCTGAGGGGTGCAGGGAAGAGCAGGTTGTATTGGGTTTTAGACTGCTTCTCTTCTGAGGAAAAGACAATTTTCAACTAGAACAAAGCTCATGACATTATGCTGTTGCAAATAACCACCATTCACCCTTAGTTTTTTACAGGGTCTTTAGCTGGACTAACATTGTACAGCTCAGACCTGCTTGTGAAAACGATAATTACCATTAATTATGTGTACTTCAAAAATAGTACAAAAGCTTCCCTCTCCTCAGCACAAATGATACTCTCATTTCTCAGAAAGCCAGGCAGGACTCATTTGGCTGAGAGCTGGTATTTTCTCAGAGAGACTCAGCCTTCTCCACAATGGCTCTGTTAGGTTTTTACAATTTCCAGAGCTGCTTACAAATGCCTTTTCATATTACATATGTAAAGCTCTTTATGGCATACTtgatatttatattaaaatcatGTGTTAAACCAGCAAACATATTGTTGTGACAAGATCTGTGCACCTCGAGTAATGTGCTTGTGCAGCAGTAATTTACCATCTGTTAGGCATTATATCATGGTGCCCTTATGTAAGATGCTCTATAGAGTGCTCCTGCAGCTGATAATCACTCCGTGCTGCTTGCAAGgggggctgaggctgcttcattTTAAAGGATGGATGATAATCCCTAATGTGGGGAGCCTGTGGCACCTGCTGGCCAAAATCCCTTGCTGCAGGTGAGCTGGGCAGCTGCCTGTGGCCACCTGAGTGAGGCTGATGGAGGGTTTGGCTCAGGGTGATGGGCTGTGGGATGAGACAGGGTTGGGGTGGAtgtgctgagcagccccagctgctgttAACAGACAGCAGAAGCACCACCCCACAAAGCCCATGGGCTAACATTGTCAAAAATGACCCAGACCCAAATTTCAAAGGCATGGAAAGATACAGATAGACCCCTCCTGGatttccaggagcagctttaACAGGATTACTCAAAAACAAGATTATTGAGCCCTCCCATGCATCGTGAAGCCAGACAGGAAGGGGAGATGGGCTCTGAGCAATGGGGGTgatggatgcatggatggatgaGTAGGTTCAGCCAGCTGAGATGAAATCCAGCCCAGCCCACACTGATTTCAGCTCCTGTGGGATCTGGGCACCAAAgtgccccagagcagctgtaaTCCAGCTGACCACAAATCGTCTGTGATTACAGCTGCAGCTCACTTAATTGAAAATAGGCCGAAGGATGTTGCTGCCCATAAGGTTACCTAATCCTGCCATTAGAaaatccagctctgctccctcagcctcaCACAGTAATGCTGCTAATGAGCTGGAAGCTGCTGGAAATTTTGCCAGCAGCTTTTCTGGGGACCCACAGGAAACCCACACTGAgcttcccagggctctgtggctCACCACCACATCACCTCACTGAGCAGTAAACCTTGACACGTTTAATCCCTCTTTCCCAAAGTTTTCTGCCTCTCCCCTGGATAGAGCATTgatggggaaggaggaaagacaGCAAATCTACAAATGCTGCAGCCCTGTGATGCACCTGCTCGCTCACAGAGCTTGGAGTGGGGCATGGTGCAGCTGAGAGCTGGCTCTGCAAAGGGGGTAGAGGTGCTGCAACAAGTCCTGAGTGCTTCATTATTTCTCCTTTCTACAGGTACCACAGACTGtcaaaatatttgcaaacaAACTCAGCTCTGACAATAAATCTGTCttgattttcacttttttcagGGTTGGGTGTTTAATGTGGTCCCCTGGCTGGTTGCAATTCCAACAAGCTTGTTCAGTGGATTTCTGTCTGATCATTTAATCAGTCAAGGTGAGAGTTCTTTACTGCTTTTCCTCAAAAAAGGAATCTTACATGATGTGGGAAGAGGACCTGGGTGGGAGGAGGTGGGTTTGTTGGTAGGGAGAAGACCCAGCAAACAGACATTGTGAGGTTCTGGtacaaaagcagaacaaattCTCCTGTGTCCAAATCCCATCCAAGTGTTTGGGGCTCCCTTTGACTTCATTCATAATACCCACCTGGAGATGGAATCTGGGCATCTGAAATCTACTTTGTAGTTTCCTGGCTGGACAACAAAGTGAGCTGTGCTTAACTCCAAGTGTCCCTTTCTTCTCCAGGGTACAGAACCATCACCATTCGTAAGTTCATGCAGGTAAGAGAGCTGAAGCTGTGGGAGACACCTGAATTACCAGCTAAACTCTGATTACATGGCAGACTAGACCTTGTATGGAGCTGGGTTGGGGGTTATAGATGGAAACAGGAAAGATCTTCTGGCTTTGCACATTAACTGATGGTCAGGACATGTGGAAGGAAATCCAGAGGAAAACCCTGGtgaggagcagagcctggatcaTTGAGCACAGTGAAGGTAGCATTGAACACTCTGAAGGAGTTTTCTTTCACAACCTGTCCCTGGTCATTCCAAATGATCCCTGAGGTACTGAGGAAGCAGCAGTACAAGGGTgaacagaaatagaaatgcTGGGTTAGAGCACAGTGTATCCTCTGATCTGCAGCATCACATCCCTCTGGACAGACCTCTGACACAAGAAcattgaggggggaaaaaagaggagcACAGGGTGCACACAAACTCACACcactggaaaagggaacagTTTGTTTGTGTCAGGAGTTGCTTTGTTCCTTACAGAAACGTGCTGTGGtgtttcattttcccttttttccaggTCATTGGCTCTGGTCTCTCAAGCATTTTTGCTTTGTGCCTGGGCCAGACCTCCAGTTTCTGCAAAGCAATAGTGTTTGCCTCGGCCTCTGTTGGGCTGCAGACCTTTAACCACAGGTAAGGAGAACCATGGGGACAGTGGCCCTCAGCTCCCCTGCACATTTGGGGTCTCAGAGGAGGCTGCCTCCATCCTGGCACTCGCCTGAGCATTGTGTTTGGGAGCCTGTGAGGCTGGTGGAGTTTAGTGCCCTGGGGTTTGGAAATAATCCAGCAAACTTCTAGCATGGAAGGGCTTGGACTGGCCAGTATgagggagatggagcaggagggggATTCCATTGTGGCCCCTCTGAACTCTTAGAGTTgaattgttttccttctgataCTCACCTGCTTTATTTTCAGCACCTCCCTTCTCCTGCCAGTGCCATTTCTGGTCCAGGACCTTTCCTTGTGTTTGACAAAGCGAAGTGTGTAAAGGATGGAAAAGCAGTCATGTTCCATTCAGCAGACATTTATTTTGCCCCCTCTGTTTCTTACCAGTGGCATTTCAGTAAACGTGCAGGACCTGGCCCCCTCGTGTGCTGGCTTGCTGTTTGGTAAGGATTCTGTGGGGTTTCTGTGGGGTTTCTGTGCTGGAGAGGTGGCATCTCTTGGGGGGACCTGGTCATCAGCAGCAGGAtttgagcaggagcagctctgggcagtgtCTACTCTGTGTGTGCAGCCTCAGTTTCCTTCTTTGATAAacctgccagtgctgggggcaggtAGCACCACCAAGGTGCCTTTTTTATATCTGTGAGATGTTCTGCTGCacccagggatgggctggggctgtggcagtGCTCTCTGCcagttgtccagagaagctgtggctgccccatccctggaagtgtccaaggccaggctggatggggcttggagcagggctagtggaaggtgtccctgcccatggcaggaggatggaacgagatgagctttaaggtccatCCCTGCTCAAACCAGTCAGTGATTCCATGATCAGAAAGGCATTTTTCCCAACATGCAGACTGGGGGTTGGTGGGAGCTGTGATAAAATGGCTCGTGTATCTGTGTTTTCACAATTTCTTTTCacactttttctttccagggGTTGCAAATACAGGTGGAGCTCTCCTAGGTAAAGTACTTTCCTGCAGCTCATCCTTTCCTGTGGAGAGCAGGATCCAGCCCAGAGCCTTTGCATGTGTTTCTCTTCTCTGCAGGTGTCGTTTGTGTGTACCTGGCTGGATACCTGATCGAGACCACTGGCTCCTGGATTTCTGTTTTCAACCTGGTGGCTGCTGTGAACAGCATTGGGCTCTGCACATTCCTCCTCTTTGGAGAGGCCCAGAGGGTGGACACGGACTCTGTGTATGTGGATCTTTAGGGATGAGCCCAAGAAGCAGCTGAAGGACAGGAGAATGTCACATCTATGGGTCATTCTTGCACAAGTGCCAAAGAatgttttacttttcttttttagatgttttaaaaggaaaaaaatatgctgaaaCCAAGTACATAATGGGTCTGGATGAGACCCGtgggagaaaagaaatttaGAGTTCATTTTTTTGCTCAGGGCTGTAGCTGGTGGCTTGCAGAGCCACCCAGCTCAACGTCTCCAGTGAGGACAGGGTCTGTGGGACCAGTTTGTCCCAGTCTGTGTCTCATGGATGAATATCCTTGTGGCCAAAGCAGCTGACCTGGCCTGTCTCCCAAGGCTGCTGTGGATCCGTGGCCTCTTGAGGGGAGCTGCCTCTCCATGTGGGAATGGGGCTCCCATGCTCTGCTGTCCTGGGACCACCAGGCTCTGGGGCTGCTTGGCCACCAGGTGTCCTCTGAGGTGTGACAGGAACATCCCAACCAGTACCTCTGCTCTTCACCCCCGCGCGTGCCTTCgttctgcagcaggagccagccGTGTTTCCAGGGCTGTGAGGTGAATTCCAGGCCTCCCTTCAGGGGATGTGTGGCTGGATGTGTGTCCTGGACCCAGGGCCATGGGGCTGtgtcagtgctgctgtcacGGGGCAGGGAGAGCGCTCCAAGCCAAGCTTGGCTTTGTCCAAGGTCTCCCTTCTCTCCGTGGTGGCTtcaccccagccctgagcccaggtgGAGCAGCTCCACcgtgagagcagagctgagctgtccCCTGGGGCCAGGCTTAGCTGGGCTGACCTtacagtgcagcagcagcagaggaatcCCTCTGTGGAGCTGTTTTGTCAAACGCTGTGAATGTGTGGGAAGAACTGGTCACACTCTGTGCTGTGGATCTACAGCTCCCAAATGCTTTCTGCATGATTAGATGTGTCCTCCATGTGCTCTCAAAGGGCTGGGGGAGACTTTCCAAAGAGCTTGGCATGGGCAGGTTTTGTTTCTATGTTAAGCATAAATCAAATTCCTGCACTGGGCATCCATAGGGATGTGGATCCCTGTGGTTCCCTGTGTCAGAGGGAAATACTTGGCTGTGGACACCTCTGAGTCTGAATGTCTTAAAGTTATTtataagtattttaaaatttaagcaTCAAATCCTGTATTTTATGTACTTGAGGCCTGATTCTGCATGCTTGTTTTGAGTGGCACCCCCACCAAATCCAATGCTGTTTCTCAGAGGGGAGGCTCTACCAGCCTCCAGTGTTTGGTTCTGTAGGACCAATTTCAAAGGTGAATTTAATGTTAAAGCAATTCATTGCTTTTCCTCCAATTCCTTGATTACAGCCTGAAAGGATCTCTTGGGTTTCTTTAGTGTTTACCAGAAAACTCAGGCTGAGGAGCAGATTTCCCAAGGAGCTTGCAGTGCAGGAAAGCTATAggttcaggggaaaaaaaataaaattcccattGTCCTCTTCCTCACCTTTTTTTTATTGGCCAAATTTCTTCTTGGAAGACCTGTTTGGGCCATGTAAAGTTTCTGAATAGGCTGATTTGTAGTGAAAATACTGACAGCCTTTTAATTGCAGAGACACTAATGGGCATCACCAAACTGAGCTCAACCACTTACTGGGCAGAGTTAGGGATAAGGATGCAACTGCCTGATGTCTTCCCaagagaataaagaattatGTGGCCTGACTGGGGACAGAGagataagaaaatattttatttttttctttctgtgctctttttttctctagaaGGCTGTTTGCCACCATAGGTACCACTCTTTATTGGGGTGCTGGAGAGCCAGGAGCCAGGAATGCTGCTGGGAAGTCTTAAATCAGTGGGTAAATTGGGAAGAACACCCAGTAacagcaaacacaaacacagccaggCTTGCCAAAGAGGCCTGAGGCTGTGCAGCCATCTCTGTCAGCCTGTCCTTTGTCCAGTCTGAGCAGATTGCTTGCATGGCCTTTTCTATAGtgacagaa
It includes:
- the SLC17A9 gene encoding voltage-gated purine nucleotide uniporter SLC17A9 isoform X2; this encodes MLLLGTCLLYCARVTVPICAVALSSRFDWDKKQFGVVLSSFFWGYCLTQIVGGHISDQIGGEKVLLLSASAWGLLTVLTPLLTHITSAHLVFMTSSRFLMGLLQGVYFPSLASLLSQRVRESERAFTYSTVGTGSQFGTLLIGGAGSLLLDWYGWESVFYFSGLLTLLWVYCTCKYLLSEKELTIPMNYLTRGLSIPKQTKVPWKQLFRKAPIWAVIIAQLSTASTFFTLLSWLPTFFKETFPESKGWVFNVVPWLVAIPTSLFSGFLSDHLISQGYRTITIRKFMQVIGSGLSSIFALCLGQTSSFCKAIVFASASVGLQTFNHSGISVNVQDLAPSCAGLLFGVANTGGALLGVVCVYLAGYLIETTGSWISVFNLVAAVNSIGLCTFLLFGEAQRVDTDSVYVDL
- the SLC17A9 gene encoding voltage-gated purine nucleotide uniporter SLC17A9 isoform X1; protein product: MAAGGGGRNVPLGTSRDSMRRDGGAEPYWSRPESRVWTLMLLLGTCLLYCARVTVPICAVALSSRFDWDKKQFGVVLSSFFWGYCLTQIVGGHISDQIGGEKVLLLSASAWGLLTVLTPLLTHITSAHLVFMTSSRFLMGLLQGVYFPSLASLLSQRVRESERAFTYSTVGTGSQFGTLLIGGAGSLLLDWYGWESVFYFSGLLTLLWVYCTCKYLLSEKELTIPMNYLTRGLSIPKQTKVPWKQLFRKAPIWAVIIAQLSTASTFFTLLSWLPTFFKETFPESKGWVFNVVPWLVAIPTSLFSGFLSDHLISQGYRTITIRKFMQVIGSGLSSIFALCLGQTSSFCKAIVFASASVGLQTFNHSGISVNVQDLAPSCAGLLFGVANTGGALLGVVCVYLAGYLIETTGSWISVFNLVAAVNSIGLCTFLLFGEAQRVDTDSVYVDL